One Thermicanus aegyptius DSM 12793 DNA segment encodes these proteins:
- the pcrA gene encoding DNA helicase PcrA: protein MSETIIQSLLQGLNETQRKAVLSTEGPLLILAGAGSGKTRVLTHRVAYLIAQGISPWSILAITFTNKAAKEMKERVEKLVGQGSEEIWISTFHALCVRILRRDGEQIGLSRNFSILDTQDSLSVIRGVLKEKNLDPKKYEPRSVLGKISGWKNEGKKPADVERELSHRDVALRTFLEIYKGYEAKLAAAQALDFDDLLLKTIDLFGSAPETLRYYQNKFRYIHVDEYQDTNHIQYLLVKMLASLHRNLCVVGDGDQSIYRFRGADVRNILLFERDYPEAKTILLEQNYRSTQTILDAANAVIANNRARKEKNLWTENGQGGKIRLFRGLTEEEEALFLAAEIKKTVEEGYRYGEIAVLYRTNAQSRLFEETLMKANIPYTIVGGIRFYERKEIKDLTAYLRLIANPHDDISFQRVVNVPKRGIGEATLDRLEEIAAREGISLFTAVEEGEEWGISPAILSRLRQFRDLILSLNELSKELTVTEITREVLEKTGYRLALAAEKDLEGQSRLENLEEFLTVTKAFDEEHEGERGLLIDFLSDLALVSDIDQLEEGEGSPVTLMTLHSAKGLEFPVVFLVGMEEGIFPHSRSLMDEEEMEEERRLCYVGITRAKERLTLTYALSRTLYGRTNANPPSRFLREIPDDLIEEIGKEERRYPVAETKIPFTKKGFAPTPSVGEKERDWKVGEKAKHRKWGVGTVVAVKGEGENMEVTIAFPAPTGIKKLLVAFAPIEKA, encoded by the coding sequence ATGTCTGAAACGATCATCCAATCCCTGTTGCAAGGGTTAAACGAGACGCAGAGAAAAGCCGTTTTAAGCACGGAAGGTCCTTTATTGATCCTGGCCGGAGCCGGCAGCGGAAAAACGAGGGTGCTGACCCACCGGGTGGCCTACCTGATCGCCCAAGGAATATCCCCATGGAGCATCCTGGCCATCACCTTTACCAACAAAGCGGCGAAAGAGATGAAGGAGCGGGTTGAAAAACTGGTGGGGCAGGGGAGTGAGGAGATCTGGATCTCCACCTTCCACGCCCTCTGCGTCCGCATCTTGCGCAGAGATGGGGAGCAGATTGGTCTTAGCCGGAACTTTTCCATTTTAGACACCCAAGACAGCTTGTCCGTCATCAGGGGGGTACTGAAGGAGAAAAATTTGGATCCGAAAAAGTATGAGCCGAGATCCGTGTTGGGAAAAATAAGCGGATGGAAGAACGAAGGGAAGAAACCCGCCGATGTGGAAAGGGAACTTTCCCACCGGGATGTTGCCTTGCGCACTTTCCTGGAGATCTATAAAGGGTACGAGGCGAAGCTTGCGGCGGCGCAGGCCCTCGATTTTGACGATCTTCTTCTGAAAACGATCGACCTCTTCGGTTCCGCCCCCGAGACGCTCCGCTATTACCAAAATAAATTCCGCTACATCCATGTGGATGAATACCAAGATACCAACCATATCCAATACCTGTTGGTGAAGATGCTTGCTTCCCTGCACCGGAATCTTTGCGTGGTGGGAGATGGAGACCAATCCATTTACCGCTTCCGTGGGGCCGACGTCCGGAATATCCTCCTGTTTGAGAGGGATTATCCGGAGGCGAAGACGATCCTTTTGGAGCAAAATTACCGCTCCACCCAGACCATCCTGGATGCGGCGAACGCGGTGATCGCCAACAACCGAGCCAGGAAAGAGAAGAATCTTTGGACCGAGAATGGGCAAGGGGGGAAGATTCGCCTCTTCCGCGGCTTGACGGAGGAAGAGGAGGCTTTATTTCTCGCCGCCGAGATCAAAAAAACGGTGGAGGAAGGATACCGCTATGGGGAGATTGCCGTCCTCTATCGGACCAACGCCCAGTCCCGTCTCTTTGAAGAAACGCTGATGAAGGCGAATATCCCTTATACGATCGTGGGCGGCATCCGCTTCTATGAGCGGAAAGAGATTAAGGATCTAACCGCCTATCTTCGCCTCATCGCCAATCCCCACGACGACATCAGTTTCCAACGGGTCGTCAACGTACCCAAGCGGGGGATCGGCGAGGCGACCCTGGACCGCCTGGAGGAAATCGCCGCCCGGGAGGGCATCTCCCTCTTTACGGCGGTGGAGGAAGGGGAGGAGTGGGGCATCTCGCCGGCCATCCTTTCCCGCCTCCGCCAGTTCCGGGATCTCATCCTCTCCCTGAACGAATTGAGCAAGGAGCTTACCGTGACGGAAATCACCCGGGAAGTGTTGGAGAAAACCGGATACCGCCTGGCGTTGGCTGCAGAAAAAGATCTGGAAGGGCAAAGCCGCCTGGAAAACCTGGAGGAGTTTCTCACCGTAACGAAAGCCTTTGATGAAGAACACGAGGGAGAGAGGGGCCTGCTCATCGATTTCCTGAGCGACCTGGCGTTGGTCTCCGATATCGACCAACTGGAAGAAGGGGAGGGGAGCCCCGTCACCCTGATGACCCTCCACAGCGCCAAGGGGCTGGAGTTTCCTGTCGTTTTCCTCGTCGGCATGGAGGAGGGGATCTTTCCCCACAGCCGTTCCCTCATGGACGAAGAGGAGATGGAGGAAGAACGGCGCCTCTGCTACGTGGGGATTACCCGGGCGAAGGAGCGCCTCACCCTTACCTATGCGCTGAGCCGCACTCTTTACGGGCGAACCAATGCAAATCCCCCTTCCAGATTTCTTCGGGAAATCCCGGATGATCTCATCGAGGAGATCGGAAAGGAAGAGAGACGGTATCCTGTGGCGGAAACCAAGATTCCCTTCACGAAAAAGGGTTTCGCTCCCACCCCTTCTGTCGGGGAAAAAGAGCGGGACTGGAAGGTGGGGGAGAAGGCGAAGCACCGGAAATGGGGAGTGGGGACCGTGGTGGCCGTAAAGGGAGAAGGGGAGAACATGGAGGTGACCATCGCCTTCCCAGCACCCACCGGCATAAAGAAACTGCTCGTCGCCTTCGCTCCCATCGAGAAGGCGTAA
- a CDS encoding GGDEF domain-containing protein translates to MYPYLPFRYKTQDAESTLAKEIQMGLAQGPVGLIYFDIVHFSQVEQEYGREVSEKILSSIEQHLDRLSKRFPFVLHSFRALGDDFYIFVQLHPASHESLEEMLKNKTQVLYTHLVTSLEKEFPFLRERIELHLSLVIMTKKDGQSTEIILYDAIKQALQRAKESYHSDLHTIHQKEFQEILLNQKIGTLFQPIISLSTGTPLGFEALTRGPEGSYFHSPLNLFQFAEWENSLYTLEKIARERAIQKGAPLIHATQKLFINMNSHVIYDPMFTPGHTLLRVEEAGLTPRNIVFEITERNAIEDFDAFKKAIAHYRNQGFLIAVDDAGAGYASLQAILELKPDYIKVDRSLIQNIEQNKVKENMLESFVNFALKMNSKVIAEGIETPAELERVIRLGVHYGQGFFLARPHDPPHACASEALEIIDRNRRVINLSLSRMRVGEITSSAKSFLAAMPTALVAEYFQQVRGEQGVVILKDGKVFGLVMKSKLNQILATQYGSALYARQPIEKITDTDALIVDQNIPIDAVAQLAISRPSEQIYDLIIVRDEDQLKGVVSVEAILDYLAHVKVEMVRLSNPLTGLPGNQVIDKMLSNRLQSEIPFSLIYADLDYFKWYNDQYGFQRGDQVIRYLSQLLMEVVSLKGNDSDFIGHIGGDDFLLITSLEKGVPIAQELIRLFDEQIKGFYDSFDETEKVIYDREGNAVPYTGLTLSLGVLQISNPGGLTTEHLSFISAKVKKEAKQLSGSAYAVYTYPEQESGSTQGTLPLAGE, encoded by the coding sequence GTGTACCCTTACCTTCCGTTTCGTTATAAAACACAGGATGCGGAAAGCACCCTGGCAAAAGAGATCCAGATGGGATTAGCCCAAGGTCCCGTAGGACTCATCTACTTTGATATCGTCCATTTTTCCCAGGTTGAGCAGGAATATGGGAGGGAGGTGAGCGAAAAGATTCTCTCCTCCATAGAGCAGCATCTGGATCGCCTTTCTAAACGGTTCCCTTTCGTCCTCCACAGTTTTCGCGCCCTGGGGGATGATTTCTACATCTTCGTGCAGCTTCATCCCGCATCCCATGAATCCCTGGAAGAGATGCTGAAGAATAAGACCCAGGTCCTCTATACCCACCTGGTTACTTCCTTGGAGAAGGAGTTTCCTTTTCTCCGGGAGCGGATTGAACTCCATTTAAGCCTGGTAATCATGACGAAAAAGGACGGGCAAAGTACGGAGATCATCCTCTATGACGCCATAAAACAAGCTCTTCAACGCGCAAAAGAGTCTTATCACAGCGATCTGCACACCATTCACCAAAAAGAATTCCAGGAGATTCTGCTGAACCAAAAAATCGGCACCCTGTTTCAACCCATTATCTCCCTTTCCACAGGTACACCCCTTGGATTTGAAGCGTTAACCCGGGGACCGGAAGGCAGCTATTTTCATTCTCCCCTTAATCTCTTCCAATTCGCGGAATGGGAAAACTCCCTCTACACCTTGGAGAAAATCGCTAGGGAAAGGGCGATTCAAAAGGGGGCTCCCCTCATCCATGCGACGCAGAAGCTCTTTATCAACATGAACTCGCATGTCATCTATGACCCCATGTTTACCCCCGGACACACCCTTCTAAGGGTGGAAGAAGCCGGGCTTACCCCTCGAAATATCGTCTTTGAGATTACGGAGCGGAATGCCATCGAGGATTTTGACGCCTTTAAGAAAGCGATTGCCCATTACCGGAACCAGGGCTTCCTCATCGCCGTCGATGACGCGGGGGCAGGGTATGCTTCCCTGCAAGCCATCCTGGAGCTGAAACCCGATTATATTAAAGTGGACCGTTCCCTCATCCAGAACATCGAACAGAATAAGGTGAAGGAGAATATGCTGGAGAGTTTCGTCAACTTCGCCTTGAAGATGAACAGCAAGGTGATCGCGGAAGGGATCGAAACCCCCGCCGAGTTGGAACGGGTGATCCGCCTCGGCGTCCATTATGGACAAGGCTTTTTCCTGGCTCGTCCCCACGATCCTCCCCACGCTTGCGCCTCGGAAGCGCTGGAGATCATCGACAGGAACCGGCGCGTGATTAATCTCTCCCTCTCCAGGATGAGGGTCGGGGAAATCACCAGTTCGGCGAAGTCCTTCCTGGCGGCCATGCCCACAGCCCTGGTCGCCGAATACTTCCAACAGGTGCGGGGAGAACAAGGCGTCGTCATCCTAAAGGATGGAAAGGTCTTCGGATTGGTCATGAAGTCGAAGTTAAACCAGATCCTCGCCACCCAGTATGGAAGCGCCCTGTATGCGCGGCAACCCATCGAGAAGATTACGGATACCGATGCTTTGATCGTGGATCAGAACATCCCCATCGACGCGGTGGCGCAGCTTGCCATTTCACGCCCTTCGGAACAGATCTATGATCTGATTATCGTCCGGGATGAGGATCAGTTAAAGGGAGTGGTCTCCGTCGAAGCGATCCTCGACTATCTGGCCCACGTGAAGGTAGAAATGGTCCGTCTCTCCAATCCCCTCACAGGCCTCCCCGGGAATCAGGTGATCGACAAGATGCTCTCCAATCGGCTGCAGAGTGAAATTCCTTTTTCCTTGATCTACGCCGATCTGGATTATTTTAAGTGGTACAACGACCAATACGGCTTCCAGCGGGGTGACCAGGTGATCCGCTATCTTTCCCAACTCTTGATGGAAGTGGTCTCCCTAAAGGGGAATGACTCCGACTTTATCGGCCACATCGGCGGCGACGACTTCCTCCTCATTACCTCCCTCGAGAAAGGAGTCCCGATCGCCCAAGAGCTGATTCGGCTATTTGACGAGCAAATCAAGGGGTTTTATGATTCCTTCGACGAAACGGAGAAGGTGATCTATGACCGGGAAGGGAATGCCGTCCCCTATACCGGTCTTACCCTCTCCCTGGGAGTTTTGCAGATTTCAAATCCCGGCGGGCTTACAACCGAGCACCTCTCCTTCATCTCGGCGAAGGTAAAAAAAGAGGCAAAGCAGTTGAGTGGAAGCGCTTATGCCGTCTATACCTACCCGGAGCAGGAGTCGGGGTCAACCCAGGGCACCCTCCCCCTCGCCGGGGAATAA
- the ligA gene encoding NAD-dependent DNA ligase LigA translates to MDVDSRKRMEELVALLNRYNYEYYTLGEPTVSDPDYDALYDELVRLEKETGEILPDSPTRKVGGEILPGFLPHTHLNPLWSLDKAQNMGELEEWYNRLLRLIREYNRTAEKPLPERPTLVMEQKYDGLTINLTYENGILTKAATRGNGVVGEMVYDTVKVIPTVPLSIPEKEGVFEFQGEAIMPLSALERYNQTHSNPLANPRNGVAGALRNQRNEEVKERGIDAFFYHVNYSNSRTFATHTEMIQFMKEMRLKVNPYLKVFHSLDEVKKEIQDFTGKRFSLDYEIDGLVIKVNEIPIREAVGFTAKFPRWAVAWKFEAVEVTTFLTDVVWNVGRTGVLTPAAKLSPVQVAGVTVQNATLNNMDDIRRKGLEFALGRRVRLRRSNDVIPQILGLAEGEEETPSPEHRIVPPTHCPACGTPLEWDGIHLFCPNSLSCKPQLVRLLAHFAGRDAMDIEGFSEKTAAQFIDDLNLTDIADLYALTFDDLIGLPRFAKKKAENLLNAIEKSKEVPLHRFLYALGIHNVGKETAKLLANHFHTLERVCEAEEEELTAIEGIGPIMAASIVRFFRSDRVKNSISRMLSLGVHPLPQEEKREEIRENPFKGKKIVLTGSFSSMTREEATRRIEALGGKVVGSVSKKTDLVIAGEQAGSKLEKARELGIPVLEGEENFLKLLS, encoded by the coding sequence ATGGACGTGGATTCTCGCAAGCGAATGGAAGAATTGGTGGCGCTCTTAAACCGCTATAATTATGAATATTATACCTTGGGGGAGCCTACGGTAAGCGATCCGGACTATGACGCCCTTTACGATGAACTGGTGCGTCTGGAGAAGGAGACGGGGGAGATTCTGCCCGATTCTCCCACCCGCAAGGTGGGGGGGGAGATTCTGCCCGGCTTTCTCCCCCATACCCACCTCAATCCCTTGTGGAGTCTCGATAAGGCACAAAACATGGGGGAACTGGAAGAGTGGTACAACCGCTTGCTCCGCCTGATCCGAGAGTATAACCGGACCGCGGAAAAGCCGTTGCCGGAGCGGCCCACCCTCGTGATGGAACAGAAATATGATGGGCTAACCATCAACCTCACCTATGAGAATGGGATTTTGACCAAGGCGGCCACCCGGGGGAACGGAGTGGTGGGGGAGATGGTTTACGATACGGTGAAGGTCATCCCCACGGTTCCCCTTTCCATTCCCGAGAAAGAGGGGGTCTTTGAATTTCAGGGAGAGGCGATCATGCCCCTCTCCGCATTGGAACGGTATAATCAAACGCACTCCAATCCGTTGGCCAATCCCCGGAACGGGGTGGCGGGGGCGCTCCGCAACCAGCGGAACGAAGAGGTAAAGGAGCGGGGGATCGACGCCTTCTTCTACCACGTCAACTATTCCAATAGCCGCACCTTTGCCACCCATACCGAAATGATTCAATTCATGAAAGAGATGAGGCTAAAAGTAAACCCATACCTAAAAGTTTTCCATTCGCTGGATGAAGTAAAAAAGGAGATTCAGGATTTTACCGGGAAGCGTTTTTCCCTCGATTATGAGATCGACGGCTTGGTCATTAAGGTAAACGAGATTCCGATTCGGGAAGCGGTGGGCTTTACCGCCAAGTTTCCCCGCTGGGCGGTGGCCTGGAAGTTTGAGGCGGTGGAAGTAACCACCTTTCTAACGGATGTGGTCTGGAACGTGGGCAGGACCGGCGTCCTCACCCCGGCCGCCAAGCTAAGCCCGGTGCAGGTGGCGGGGGTAACGGTACAAAACGCCACGTTAAACAACATGGACGACATCCGGCGGAAAGGGTTGGAGTTTGCCCTGGGGAGGAGAGTACGCCTCCGCCGGAGCAATGATGTGATCCCCCAGATCTTAGGGCTTGCCGAAGGGGAGGAGGAGACGCCCTCCCCCGAACACCGCATCGTGCCTCCTACCCATTGTCCGGCCTGCGGAACGCCTCTGGAGTGGGACGGGATTCATCTCTTCTGTCCCAATTCCCTGAGCTGCAAACCCCAATTGGTTCGCCTCCTGGCCCATTTTGCCGGCCGTGACGCCATGGATATTGAGGGCTTTAGCGAAAAGACGGCCGCACAATTCATCGATGATCTCAACCTGACCGACATCGCCGATCTGTATGCCCTCACCTTTGATGATCTGATCGGCCTCCCCCGCTTTGCCAAAAAGAAGGCGGAGAACCTCCTGAACGCCATCGAAAAGAGCAAAGAGGTTCCCCTGCACCGCTTCCTCTATGCCTTGGGAATTCACAACGTGGGGAAAGAGACGGCGAAATTGTTGGCCAACCATTTCCATACCTTGGAGAGGGTCTGCGAGGCGGAGGAAGAGGAGTTGACCGCCATTGAAGGAATCGGCCCGATCATGGCGGCAAGCATCGTCCGTTTTTTCCGTTCGGACCGGGTGAAAAATTCCATCTCCCGTATGTTATCCCTTGGCGTTCATCCCCTCCCCCAGGAAGAAAAGAGGGAAGAGATCCGGGAGAATCCCTTTAAGGGAAAGAAGATCGTCCTTACGGGCAGCTTCTCATCCATGACCCGGGAAGAGGCGACCCGGAGGATTGAAGCCCTCGGGGGTAAGGTAGTGGGGAGCGTTTCGAAAAAGACGGACTTGGTCATCGCCGGGGAGCAGGCAGGCTCCAAGCTGGAGAAAGCGAGGGAATTAGGGATTCCCGTTTTGGAAGGGGAGGAAAACTTTCTAAAGCTGCTCTCCTAG
- a CDS encoding DUF3048 domain-containing protein has translation MTEALQASVLDRMKRKKFVPILIILIALLGSACTNTQQEPQNQDTTLPPSNVEPIEPTAPAPPAYTSPLTGMGGDEPFTQRLFMVMVENAPAARPQSGLNKADLVYEVLAEGGITRFAAFYQSEYPENVGPVRSIRPYFLDLGGGFDAILVHAGGSEEAKSIITKKGLPSINGLNGGMEPDYFWRVPFRKKPHNLYTDFTKLKAAAEALKLRKESEIPEFYFHDPDDPVIGEDAAKITITYNPSYTVEYQYDPVKKAYLRSMDGKPHKDLITDEQIAPTNILVIKAKHRVLDREGRLAVDLRSGGSGTLFERGKGIPVKWVNVKGVIRASVNGEEVKFYPGKTWIEIIPEEGASLSYE, from the coding sequence ATGACTGAAGCGTTGCAGGCTTCGGTCCTCGACAGGATGAAACGGAAAAAATTTGTCCCCATCCTCATCATTTTGATCGCCCTATTGGGAAGTGCGTGTACCAATACCCAGCAAGAACCGCAAAATCAGGATACGACGCTCCCCCCTTCCAATGTGGAACCGATAGAGCCCACTGCCCCGGCGCCCCCCGCCTATACCTCCCCTTTAACCGGCATGGGTGGGGATGAACCCTTTACCCAGCGCCTCTTCATGGTGATGGTGGAGAATGCCCCGGCCGCTCGCCCCCAATCGGGGCTCAACAAGGCCGACCTCGTCTATGAAGTGCTGGCGGAGGGGGGGATTACCCGGTTCGCCGCCTTTTACCAGAGTGAATACCCGGAAAACGTAGGCCCTGTCCGCAGCATCCGCCCCTATTTCCTCGACCTGGGCGGAGGGTTTGACGCCATCCTGGTCCATGCGGGCGGGAGTGAAGAGGCGAAGTCGATCATCACCAAGAAAGGGCTTCCCAGCATTAACGGCCTAAATGGCGGAATGGAGCCCGACTATTTCTGGCGTGTCCCGTTCCGCAAGAAGCCCCATAATCTCTATACCGATTTTACCAAGCTAAAGGCGGCCGCGGAGGCATTAAAACTTCGGAAAGAGAGTGAGATCCCGGAGTTTTACTTTCATGATCCCGATGATCCCGTCATCGGGGAGGATGCGGCGAAGATCACCATTACGTATAATCCCAGCTATACCGTAGAGTACCAATATGATCCGGTCAAAAAAGCATATCTCCGCAGCATGGATGGAAAGCCCCATAAGGACCTGATTACCGATGAGCAGATTGCGCCCACCAACATTTTGGTGATCAAGGCGAAGCATCGGGTCTTGGACCGGGAAGGGAGATTGGCCGTCGATCTTCGAAGCGGGGGAAGCGGCACCCTATTTGAACGGGGCAAAGGAATTCCCGTGAAATGGGTGAACGTCAAGGGAGTGATCCGCGCCTCCGTAAATGGGGAAGAGGTGAAGTTCTATCCGGGGAAGACATGGATAGAAATCATCCCGGAGGAAGGAGCCTCTCTCTCTTATGAATAG
- a CDS encoding YerC/YecD family TrpR-related protein has product MRLEKLKKHGIDQLFEAVLSLETSEECYRFFDDLCTVNELKALAQRLEVARMLKEGHTYNVIEEKTGASTATISRVKRSLHYGNDGYELVFERLKEKKGKDGDREDLNENANHGE; this is encoded by the coding sequence GTGAGATTGGAGAAATTAAAAAAGCATGGAATCGATCAACTATTCGAAGCCGTCCTATCGTTGGAGACCAGCGAAGAGTGTTACCGCTTTTTTGATGACCTATGCACGGTAAATGAACTAAAAGCGTTGGCCCAACGTTTGGAAGTGGCCCGCATGTTGAAAGAGGGCCATACCTATAACGTGATTGAGGAGAAGACGGGGGCGAGCACCGCCACCATCTCCCGGGTGAAACGAAGCCTCCACTATGGAAACGACGGCTATGAGTTGGTCTTTGAACGGCTGAAAGAGAAGAAAGGGAAAGATGGAGATCGAGAAGATCTCAATGAAAATGCCAACCATGGAGAATAA
- a CDS encoding adenine deaminase C-terminal domain-containing protein yields the protein MEINRLAPMGVEERRNLIQVVRGEKSPTVWIRRARYANVVTGEWEEGEILLYGRRIAYMGKKEPNVSSETQIIDGRGFYLVPGYIEPHAHPFQLYHPLTLADYALERGTTLLINDNMILFHTFSPDEVIAYMERFARHPVKLLWWVRLSPQATDQTLAKRFRREEIRRLAEHPLVLQGGEVTDLFPLFQGDREALEKLQEVTEAGKRIEGHAPGASLETLTALVHAGITSDHEAINGEEALRRLRLGLYVPLRHSSIRRDLPELLRGLRDLRYGWERLMFTTDGSTPPFLRHGLTDYLLRIAMEEGMDPLLAYRIASLNPAAYYRIDGEVGMIAPGRLADLNFLEDPRNPTPVRVMIEGEMMWDTEGKTGKAAKKNDPRINAERRERIEVDWTAWAKGGASFSRSIAPNQFRIPWEDGKPFPVVHFISDVITVGREVLLPVRDGYVEPDGEDLLYAALIDKNGRWITRGVVSGFAKEVDALASTYTASQDLLLLGKDVERMAEAYRRAQEQPGIFIYHGDEVEHLPLPIGGGLSPLALSDLIGESARIQKSMEEMGFSHLDLFYALLFFTSTHLPKWRFTEQGILSVKDRRIILPSVPLV from the coding sequence GTGGAAATAAACCGTTTAGCTCCCATGGGAGTGGAAGAACGGAGGAATCTGATCCAGGTGGTCCGGGGGGAGAAATCTCCCACCGTCTGGATCCGACGGGCCCGTTACGCCAACGTGGTGACCGGCGAATGGGAGGAGGGGGAGATCCTCCTCTACGGACGAAGAATCGCCTACATGGGGAAGAAAGAGCCCAACGTTTCATCGGAAACGCAGATCATCGATGGGCGGGGTTTCTATCTCGTGCCCGGATATATAGAGCCCCATGCCCATCCCTTCCAGCTCTATCATCCCCTTACTCTGGCCGACTATGCCCTGGAGAGGGGGACAACCCTCCTTATTAACGACAATATGATCCTTTTCCACACCTTTTCCCCGGATGAAGTGATCGCTTACATGGAACGGTTTGCCCGGCATCCGGTGAAGCTTCTCTGGTGGGTGCGGTTAAGCCCCCAAGCGACGGATCAGACCCTCGCGAAAAGGTTCCGTCGGGAAGAGATCCGCCGTCTGGCGGAGCATCCCCTCGTCCTCCAGGGAGGGGAGGTGACGGACCTTTTTCCCTTATTTCAGGGGGATAGAGAGGCTTTAGAAAAACTTCAGGAAGTGACGGAGGCGGGGAAACGGATCGAGGGACATGCTCCCGGCGCCTCCCTCGAAACCCTGACCGCCCTCGTCCATGCCGGCATCACTTCCGATCATGAAGCGATCAATGGGGAAGAGGCGTTGAGGCGCCTCCGCCTCGGTCTCTACGTTCCCCTGCGCCATTCTTCCATCCGCAGGGATTTGCCGGAATTGTTGCGCGGTTTGCGAGATCTTCGCTATGGATGGGAGCGGCTCATGTTTACGACGGACGGCTCCACCCCTCCATTCCTCCGCCACGGTCTGACGGACTACCTTCTTCGCATCGCCATGGAGGAAGGTATGGATCCCCTCCTCGCCTACCGAATCGCTTCCCTGAACCCGGCGGCTTATTACCGCATTGACGGGGAAGTGGGCATGATCGCTCCAGGAAGGTTGGCCGACCTTAATTTCCTGGAGGATCCGAGAAATCCCACCCCTGTCCGGGTGATGATCGAAGGAGAGATGATGTGGGACACGGAGGGGAAGACCGGTAAAGCGGCAAAAAAGAACGATCCTAGGATAAACGCAGAGCGCAGGGAACGGATTGAGGTGGATTGGACCGCCTGGGCGAAAGGAGGCGCCTCCTTTTCCCGGTCCATCGCACCGAACCAATTTCGCATTCCCTGGGAAGATGGGAAACCTTTTCCCGTGGTTCATTTTATAAGTGATGTGATTACCGTGGGACGCGAGGTGCTCCTCCCGGTCCGGGACGGATATGTAGAACCAGATGGGGAAGATCTTCTCTATGCCGCATTAATCGACAAGAACGGCCGATGGATCACGAGGGGGGTGGTGAGCGGTTTTGCCAAAGAAGTCGACGCATTAGCCAGTACCTATACGGCAAGCCAGGATCTCCTTCTCCTGGGGAAGGATGTGGAACGTATGGCGGAGGCGTACCGAAGGGCGCAGGAGCAACCAGGAATTTTCATCTATCATGGAGATGAAGTGGAACATCTCCCCCTCCCCATCGGGGGCGGATTAAGCCCTCTTGCCCTATCCGACCTGATCGGGGAGAGCGCGAGGATACAAAAAAGCATGGAGGAGATGGGATTTTCTCATCTCGATTTATTCTATGCCCTGCTCTTCTTCACCTCGACCCATCTTCCCAAATGGCGCTTCACCGAACAGGGAATCCTCTCGGTGAAGGACCGGCGCATCATTCTCCCCTCGGTGCCCCTCGTCTAG
- a CDS encoding heptaprenylglyceryl phosphate synthase: protein MKKRNDWTGKNMLEKIRHLFKLDPARELSDPALSRVLHSGTGGIVIGGTDGITRENTERLIRRVRREAPPHLPLFLEVSSYEAVFPGMDGYLIPFVLNATDPYWILGAHVAAVKKTGLFIPWEKIQVEGYIILNPAAKAFQVTKAHLPRDEEEALAYAETGGHLLRLPLLYLEYSGRYGDPALVRKVKERLPETHLLYGGGITSREEAEEMGRYADTVVVGNILYEDLEKGLSTVLPA from the coding sequence ATGAAGAAGAGAAACGATTGGACAGGGAAGAACATGCTGGAGAAGATACGCCATCTGTTTAAATTAGATCCGGCTAGGGAACTTTCCGATCCCGCCTTAAGCCGGGTGCTCCACTCGGGAACCGGAGGAATCGTGATCGGTGGAACGGACGGAATTACGAGGGAGAATACGGAGAGGTTGATCCGGCGTGTGCGGCGAGAAGCTCCTCCCCATCTCCCTCTTTTCTTGGAAGTCTCCTCGTATGAAGCCGTTTTTCCGGGGATGGATGGATACCTCATCCCCTTTGTCCTGAATGCGACGGACCCTTACTGGATCCTGGGAGCCCATGTGGCGGCGGTCAAAAAAACGGGACTCTTTATTCCCTGGGAAAAGATTCAGGTTGAAGGTTATATCATCCTGAATCCCGCAGCGAAAGCCTTTCAAGTGACGAAGGCACACCTTCCCCGGGATGAGGAAGAGGCGTTGGCCTATGCGGAGACGGGGGGACATCTCCTCCGCCTTCCCCTCCTTTACCTGGAGTACAGCGGCCGATACGGGGATCCCGCTCTGGTCCGCAAGGTGAAGGAAAGACTCCCGGAGACGCATCTCCTCTATGGAGGAGGAATCACCTCCAGGGAGGAGGCGGAAGAGATGGGGCGGTATGCCGACACCGTCGTCGTCGGCAATATTCTTTATGAGGACCTGGAGAAAGGGCTCTCCACCGTCCTCCCGGCGTAA